The Dama dama isolate Ldn47 chromosome 23, ASM3311817v1, whole genome shotgun sequence genome contains a region encoding:
- the LOC133044283 gene encoding defensin beta 118-like: MKFLLLTLSVFLILFQMLPVCRGRKSCWIIKGHCRKDCKSGEQVKKPCRNGDYCCVPSKTDSQPHRPTQATTRKYQTFTDKMKRNAFLEQIPIILNNKQEVE, encoded by the exons ATGAAATTCTTGCTTCTGACCCTTAGTGTCTTTCTGATCCTGTTCCAGATGTTGCCAG tcTGCAGGGGCCGAAAATCTTGTTGGATCATTAAAGGACACTGCAGGAAAGACTGCAAATCTGGTGAACAGGTTAAAAAGCCATGTAGAAATGGTGACTATTGCTGTGTTCCAAGCAAAACAGATTCTCAACCACACAGACCAACTCAAGCAACTACCAGAAAATATCAAACTTTTACTGATAAGATGAAAAGAAATGCTTTTTTGGAGCAAATACCAATAATCTTGAATAACAAGCAGGAAGTAGAATAA